Proteins from a genomic interval of Chiloscyllium plagiosum isolate BGI_BamShark_2017 chromosome 36, ASM401019v2, whole genome shotgun sequence:
- the LOC122540885 gene encoding uncharacterized protein LOC122540885 — translation MGVINKMMKAIILALLILTVSSGSRQPQNPETKWQSVNSIFRKHNNTKMSTKEVKLDIEKRISDNITRSSYHNLRTFLWSFLDPAHHVGASSMDSAVLEAIQLAMTSATQANKWEFYYMIWQVLFSSQVGATSSELDKRLPQMLFYLFQDSTSFFAFVEKLLKPLGVDWKVALRSIQSEVCYITSTMSRRSFSEHIRVFLAPSVKSNRSRMGTDAFNIQNILLNFIKKLHQVFFNELKPIWYFFGQNVFPLFESYIGRSTKQILLKLTDFILEQMLLSTSTIKLDVKGQCSQGNLNQLLIWSQ, via the exons ATGGGAGTAATTAATAAAATGATGAAGGCAATCATTCTTGCTCTCCTCATATTAACAG TGTCTTCAGGTAGTAGGCAGCCTCAAAATCCTGAAACCAAGTGGCAATCTGTGAATTCAATATTCAGGAAACATAACAACACAAAAATGTCAACTAAAGAGGTAAAACTAGACATAGAAAAAAGGATTTCAGACAACATAACTCGCTCCAGTTACCATAACTTAAGGACATTTCTGTGGAGCTTTTTGGATCCTGCCCATCATGTTGGAGCTTCCTCAATGGATTCTGCTGTACTGGAGGCCATTCAATTGGCAATGACTAGTGCAACTCAAGCAAACAAATGGGAATTTTATTACATGATCTGGCAAGTTCTGTTCAGCAGTCAGGTTGGAGCTACAAGTTCAGAGCTGGACAAACGACTGCCCCAGATGCTTTTCTATCTCTTTCAGGACTCTACATCTTTCTTTGCATTTGTTGAAAAATTGTTGAAGCCATTGGGAGTCGACTGGAAAGTTGCCCTGAGGTCCATACAGAGTGAAGTCTGTTACATTACTTCAACCATGAGCAGAAGATCCTTCAGTGAACACATCAGAGTGTTTCTTGCACCCAGTGTGAAGTCAAATAGGTCAAGAATGGGGACTGATGCCTTCAATATTCAAAATATACTGTTGAATTTCATTAAGAAGCTGCATCAAGTCTTTTTCAATGAGTTAAAGCCCATTTGGTATTTCTTTGGTCAGAATGTGTTCCCGTTGTTTGAATCTTATATTGGTCGCAGTACAAAGCAAATCCTTTTGAAGCTAACAGACTTTATCTTGGAACAAATGCTATTGTCGACCAGCACAATTAAACTGGATGTTAAAGGACAGTGTTCCCAAG GGAATCTGAACCAGCTCCTCATTTG GTCACAGTGA
- the LOC122540835 gene encoding U6 snRNA-associated Sm-like protein LSm5 translates to RGFEAADVYLVKVALNATNPSQLLPLELVDKCIGSRIHIVMKNDKEIVGTLLGFDDFVNMVLEDVTEFEITPEGRRITKLDQILLNGNNITMLIPGGEGPEV, encoded by the coding sequence cGCGGGTTTGAAGCAGCGGACGTGTACTTGGTCAAGGTGGCGCTGAATGCAACGAATCCGTCTCAGCTGCTGCCTCTCGAGTTGGTGGACAAATGCATTGGCTCGCGGATTCATATTGTTATGAAAAATGATAAGGAGATTGTCGGAACACTGCTTGGTTTTGATGATTTTGTCAACATGGTGCTTGAAGATGTTACTGAATTTGAGATCACACCAGAAGGCAGAAGAATCACAAAACTGGACCAAATCCTATTGAATGGAAATAACATAACGATGCTTATTCCTGGTGGTGAAGGTCCTGAAGTATGA